From Apium graveolens cultivar Ventura chromosome 9, ASM990537v1, whole genome shotgun sequence, the proteins below share one genomic window:
- the LOC141685231 gene encoding uncharacterized protein LOC141685231, translated as MQKFPSKVGLVFCAESDFMDKLNKFVWSSHLTVAEFEEGWNTVLKEFGLTDHVWLKDIYSMRKSWIPAFSGTSQWVHCLEPRQGLWGVERIPQQFLCTRWMRNAKLRFSKLKFGKETERSSGSIIRDISKQIWSEFQGCFGSISSNVDGLKFMFGGMKSLKNSIADKFQIFGVTKDDMLQECFGVRPYGLSNVLPPLQSNNKGSRKRIACSAELSYDGKKRKLRMCKTCNSKGYHDSRKCPSKLNQLQTKSSLRSVQTALNQGIQYSNFDLSIFKFT; from the exons ATGCAGAAGTTTCCATCCAAg gTTGGTCTTGTTTTTTGTGCCGAATCTGATTTTATGGACAAACTAAACAAATTTGTGTGGTCATCGCATTTGACGGTAGCTGAATTTGAAGAAGGATGGAATACTGTGTTGAAGGAATTTGGATTGACTGATCATGTATGGTTGAAAGATATATATTCTATGAGGAAATCTTGGATACCTGCTTTTTCAGGGACAAGCCAATGGGTGCACTGCTTAGAACCACGTCAAG GTCTTTGGGGTGTGGAAAGAATACCTCAGCAATTCTTGTGCACTCGTTGGATGAGAAATGCAAAACTCAGATTCTCCAAATTAAAGTTTGGTAAAGAAACAGAACGTAGCAGTGGTTCTATAATTAGAGACATATCAAAGCAAATATGGTCAGAATTTCAAGGCTGTTTCGGAAGTATCTCAAGTAATGTTGATGGATTGAAATTTATGTTCGGTGGGATGAAATCTTTAAAAAACAGTATTGCTGATAAATTTCAGATTTTTGGTGTTACAAAAGATGATATGCTTCAAGAGTGCTTTGGTGTTAGGCCTTATGGTTTGAGTAATGTTCTTCCTCCACTACAAAGCAATAACAAAGGAAGCAGAAAAAGGATTGCTTGCTCTGCAGAGTTAAGTTATGATGGGAAGAAGAGAAAATTAAGGATGTGCAAAACTTGTAATTCAAAAGGATACCATGATTCACGCAAGTGTCCAAGTAAACTAAACCAGCTGCAAACAAAATCTTCTCTTCGGAGTGTTCAAACTGCTTTAAATCAAGGTATACAATATTCAAATTTTGATCTCAGTATCTTCAAGTTTACCTAG
- the LOC141685232 gene encoding putative protein FAR1-RELATED SEQUENCE 10, whose amino-acid sequence MAEVFCDSKGYDMIEELIEGFDESFNRTTQVWNPKVPDLKLKPYIGQRFKDIDSCFDFYTKYGRQGKAGYHETGKIKESDSKSESSHASNTIGNQIRKRNTVTKKYDCNAKIILKYIGPDGPDKYVISTFIEGHNHPLASESGKEFLRANRTMIAFQRHFLLDAAKSNIGALRAHSIYTSLFSLYSDVGPTAMDFQNWMRDIKLYIRKHDADMLLQKFKIKQDTSDGGYGMVFVPFIGVDNHWKSSTLSSALLNSENETNFTWACEMFLKVFRRPPKCIITDQYLAMKVAIA is encoded by the exons ATGGCTGAAGTATTTTGTGATTCTAAGGGTTATGATATGATTGAAGAGTTGATAGAAGGGTTTGATGAATCTTTTAATAGGACTACTCAAGTTTGGAATCCTAAAGTTCCTGATCTAAAACTCAAACCATATATTGGTCAGCGATTTAAAGATATTGACTCATGTTTTGATTTTTACACTAAATATGGAAGGCAGGGG AAGGCAGGATACCATGAAACTGGTAAGATAAAGGAATCTGATTCTAAATCAGAATCATCGCATGCATCTAATACTATTGGTAATCAAATTCGAAAGAGGAATACAGTCACCAAAAAATATGATTGTAATGCGAAAATTATTCTTAAGTACATTGGTCCTGATGGCCCCGATAAGTATGTAATTTCCACTTTTATTGAGGGCCACAATCATCCGTTAGCTTCTGAGTCGGGTAAAGAGTTTCTTCGTGCGAATAGAACTATGATTGCATTTCAGCGGCATTTTCTTTTAGATGCTGCAAAATCAAACATTGGCGCTTTAAGGGCTCATAGCATCTATACCTCCTTATTTAGTTTATACTCTGATGTTGGACCTACTGCTATGGATTTTCAAAATTGGATGAGAGATATCAAGTTGTACATTAGAAAGCATGATGCAGATATGTTacttcaaaaattcaagatcaaACAGGATACATCTGATGGAGG GTATGGTATGGTTTTTGTGCCATTCATTGGCGTCGACAATCATTGGAAGAGTTCCACGCTTTCATCTGCTTTACTTAATTCTGAAAATGAGACAAATTTTACATGGGCATGTGAGATGTTTCTCAAAGTTTTTCGCCGGCCTCCAAAATGCATAATTACTGATCAGTACCTTGCCATGAAAGTTGCAATTGCTTAA